Part of the Metarhizium brunneum chromosome 6, complete sequence genome is shown below.
CCGATTCACGCCCAGAACCAACTTGGTCAGACCCCCTTTGCCCCAAGCCTCCCTGGAGAGGCGTTGATTGATTGACAAGTCCCTGTGAGGGAGCAGTGAAGGGCTAACAAGAGTGTTTTCAGGATCTACAGGCGGCGGTAGCATGAGCCAAGCCGCGCCCGGTGGTTACAATTATCAGCCCAACCAGGCCATGTGGTCGCAGAACACACAAGCTCCGCATCATGGCGGCTATGGCAGCTATACCACGCAATCCCAGGCGCCTCACCCATCCCAGTCCCCAGCCTCGCACCTACGTCAGCCAAGTGCAGGGCAACTGCAACCAAATATGCCATTCCCAGGCATGGGTAGCATGCAATATGGCGCAAGCCAAGGCATGTACCCGGCGGATCAAACCCCACGACAGTACATGGCTCAAAGCACACCCGGAGCGCCGCAAGTCTCTCAACCTTGGTCTGGCCAGCACTCACCACCTCCTCAGTGGTGgacgccgcagcagcagcctcagtAGAGCAAGCTTTTCTAGTCTGATTCCTTCTTGGGATGTTCATTTACCAGCGGCTGGTTGATACTTGACGACCTTAACGCCTGCTCCTGGTCTCTCTTTGTCGATTGTGAAGCATGTTGGCGCCGTCTCATGCTATTTGCTCTTTGTTTTGTCTAGTCTGTTGGTTTTTATATATTGGACTGTACTCCCGCAGCATTCCTGGATACCCAAGCATACAGACCAGTTAGGGAGGCTATGTGCTTTGGGGCTTGTAGCCCTTCGAAATTGTGTATAGCATTTGGCCGGGATTGGATAGAGGAGTCGGGCGGCTGGATCACTTACTTCTCCtcatctttttattttcttcttcattctcACTCTTCATATGTGTCTTTATTTTCACAATTGGTTCGACTAAGCTTCGATATCTCACGACAATATCTCAGCGCGACGTTCATTCATGGCCACCACACCATggtctttttcttctctttttctctttttctttaacGACCTTGACCTTTCGCTGGAACAAAGGATGTTAGCCGGCTAGGCTGCATAACCATTTCACATCTAGGTGATCCCCATCGTTGCTCTGATGCAAGTCGACGTGACTGGTTTCCCTACACCTTTTGCGTACAATCTGGCTAGTCGCTTCTCAAAATATAAGTATCGTCATTTCTGTGGACAAGTCAACGCTACTAGGCTCTAAGCTCCGCAAACGACTGATAGAGAAGGTCTCTTGTCATCCTCACTTTTGTTCCCTCGAGATGACTGCTCGACTATATGAACCCATGGTACAACCAGATCTTTGTGGTCTGGCTTCAGAACTGGCGCGTTATTGTCGAATTTTatgtttttgtttttggagCGAAAGTCCACCTGGACGGGAGTTGATTCCGAGCGAATGCCACTCTCGTCACTGTGGAGTCATTCCCATGCGGAACGAGCAAAATGGCTTTTATTTACAGATGAATGGATGACGTCCGACGATGTTATCACGCAGAGCTGCCAAGTTTCCGTGTCATTTTGCCACTTTCCCCCTTGTTTCCCCCCCCGTCACCATGTTCTGTCTTTCTTCTTGACCTCTTTTAGCAACTGTCTTTGTGAATTTTCTCCGGCTGGTTTTGGATTATGGTCTGGTGGGGACGTGTAATACCCGAGATGGATGGGCTTTGGATTTACTGCTGGTTTCGTTTTGTGTTGAATGATtttgatttctttttctcgtTTTTCGTTTTAAGGCTTTTTGTCCTTCGTCTTATCCGTACTATTACGTGCATCAGATGGAGCGTGGGATTGCCTGGTTAGGCGAATGGGTATCGATTGTTGATGTACTTGCTTCGCTATGTATATGGAATTGTAGGGAAGTTTGCTTTCCAAATTTCATGCTCATACGTCCACATGCTGTGTCTCGAGGCGTCAAGACCGTATTATCATTGCACAAGGCGGAAACTCGACCATGGTGCCAACGTAATGATTGTGAATGAGCTTCGCCCAATGGCACGTAAATTTGCAAAATCCAAGGTCAGATATGTCATCGCCGTACATGCCATCAGTGGAATTAATCGCTCTCGTCTCCGTCCAACGCCTCGTCCCTGTCTTCACTTACAGCCCTCTCTTCCAACACGTCCTGCGTCTCTCCGCCGGTCCCATTCTCCTCTTCCGCtccttcctctccctcctccccctcctcctcatctgcctgctcgtcgtcgtcatcctcctcctcatgGACttctgcctcctcctccgtctcagcatcctcctcctcatcaccatcatcacccacCTCCCCAGGATCAACGCGCGCCTTCTTCGCGCGCGGCGCACCGCCCGCCGTCCCCGAAGCCGCCGTCGCGTCcgcggccgtcgtcgtgTCCGCCATCTCCGTGTCGTCGcccccggcgccgtcgtgcTTGGCACGCGCTTTCTGGCGGTAATTTGTGCGTTTCTCCGTCTGGATCTGGCTGAACCCTACGCACGACCGGTTAGCCACACGGGACACAACTTCGCAACCAGGGAACAATTATTAGTCTGCCGGCCGGGGCGAATTTCGTCCCCCACGGCGGACGACGTACTGGCAAATTCGGCCTCGAGAGGCCCCTTCAAGAAGGAAAACTCGACGTCGTCCAGCGCCTTGAAGACATCTGCCGGCGCGACGGTCTTTTTACCCGCATTCACTGTGTTTTCGTTGGCGCTGCTTGCATGTTAGCAAACTCCTTTCCACCACCCCCTTTTTTTGATTGGGCATTGAGACAATGTGCAGGCCGTACTGTGAAGCGAGGTAGCTGATGAATACGGTGGCGCTCTTGCTCATGGCTAGGATGGCATTGGCCTGGATCTGCGTGTTGGGTGGTAATACGCCCTTTGCGAGTCTGGTGATTATTGACTTGGGCAGCGTGAGGTCCTGTATTACTTTAGCGGTTTGAACGGTGATTTCCCCCGCTTCCTCCCCTGTTGCTTTGCTTCCCTTTGGCGGAGGAGAGTGAGCGTACTTCGATTGTGGTGGTGTCCTTctctttgtccttgtccttggtggtCTTTTCTGGTGCGGAAGCGGCTTCTTGTGATTCATCTGCTGGGGCGGTGGTCAGGGTGCTGTCGTCGGGGACGAGGGCATCGCTTTTGCGAGGCTGGTCTGATTTTCGAGCCGGCATGGCcgtgtgtgtgtgcttgCGGGCGAGGCGGGAGAAGTGCGGTATGGCGGTTTATCTTTGTCCTATCTTGAATGAGCGTTGAGTGGGCGGCGGATACACCATGAGATGATGTGTGTTCTGACGCGGGGCTATGTCTGGTTTGGCGTCGGTGTCGTCTCCTGTGAGCCGCGTATATTTGTCTACACAGTGCCAGTGAGTTTCCGACTGTCCTTGTGACTCTGCGATGGGAGGAGGGGATGAAGCAATGCGCCGTGTCGCAATGGATTGGTTGAAAGATTGAGGGACTGAGTGATCAAGGTCGTGGCGAGCCGCGACTCGAACGCGTGCCCCACTGGATGATGCGCGTAAAGTGGCTTTTCACTTTGATGGGGTCGGTTGCTTGAGAGTCGAGACGGACATCCTCTTTATCTTTCTCTTCCATTTTATTGGATTTGGAAATCTTTGTCCCGATGGTGCTACATtcatttattttactttgCATGTTACTTGAAACCCGTCTGCAAACAAAGCTCGCTGGAATTGGACAGGCCCATCTTCCATGAAATGCAGCAACAATGACGGCCGGTTCGCGCTTCAAGCAGGCTCCGAGGCCCATGCAGGGATGCAGAGAAGATTCTTTGATCCTTCTGCATTGCCTGTCAGATGTGATAGATGGCCCCGTGGTCACAATTCCAACAGACTTGCTACACAATCTCATGGCGAAAACCCATGTCAATTTTTGTACCAGGGTCCTTCGCCACGGACCAAACTTCCAGTCCTTTCGCATAGAACAACAACCTTGGTTGACAACTCCCCCGGTTTAAGGGCCAACAAGGTCCGTATTAGCCATATTCGGTACCAAGGCGAGGTCCCCCTTTGTCATGGCGTGTAATTTCATCATTTATTGACATCCACATTCATAAACAACTGGTTCCGTAAATTCAACGCAATTTCGTCATGTATTTCATATTCATCTGTAACTAATGAGCCAGCGAGCTGGCTAAGCCTCCTGGGCTCCAGAAATGCTGTACCGGGGCATGTCGAATCCGTCAGtcttatgtatgtatgtacatgtacccaTGGTTGCTGTTACACAAGAACGCATTTGGGTATATCCATCCTAATCCTACAATATGCAGTTATAAGATGGTTGCAATAACAAATCCATTTATCCCATGGAATGAAAGATTGGATTGTAGAAGCTCAGAAACTGTCTGTCATGTCATACCAAATCATCCCCGGGTGCCTGTCATAAAAGACTTAGGCAGCAGGTTCAGACACGGCATCTTGAATTACACCGACAATGATATCTCAACGACTTTGGCAAGCGAGATAGCCGAACAACTTCATGTCATTTGCCGTCATTGTATCCTTGTCAGTCGTGAAACGGCCATTGATCCCTCTCCACCCAACTCAACCCACACTCCCGATCCAGCAGGTAGTTGGAACATGGGACAAGGGTTTCAAGTTGGATCAGCAGGCACATGCCATGCTGTTTACCATTGTTTTCTGacaaaacaagaaagaagagtAGAGATTTTGTGGGCTGCTATAGCCTCTGGCATTGTATCGTTCAGCCAATAGCCCGCCCAATCTCTGATTTGTGAATCACAGGACGAGGCGAGAGGCCGCCAAGGAAGATGTCGTCCTCACCCGGCGTTTGCGGAGGAGTTGAGTGAGACGAATACACACCATCACTTTCTCGGCGACCTGAAGGCAAGGTACGCAGGAATGTGTCGGCAGATCGTCGTGGAGGTAGTTGATCatcttggctttggctaTACCAGGGCTCACGGGGGGACACAGTAGCCCGTGTACTTTTAGATCGGCCGTGTCGAGGAGATATAAGCGGTGGCGCTTTTGCTAGCCTTGATGGATAACGTTTTGGGTAGGAAATGAATGCATCTTCCCCTTGAACTGTATCATCGGTGAGGCCGGGTCTAGAATTCGGCGCTCTGGCAAGAACAGGAATTTGCGGCAACTCAAGGCTGCCTTTGCCCGACAAATACATTGCCATCGGCCGGTCTTCCGACATGCGTGAAATGTGTTGGGAAGAACTCTGATAAACGATCAAACTCGTCGGCTTTTGAACGGACCCAACCGACGTGCTTGGTCGATGGGTGCGGTGACTGCTTGGACTTGATTGGTCTTTCTGGGATTCCTCTTGCATACACGGTTTTTCACTACCCCCTCTGTCAACTTTCCACGACTCTATCTCTTCATCGTCGATGGGTGTGATGCCTCGGTTGAATAATCGAGCTTTGCGTCGACGGGTTCGATAGTACAGAAGGGCAGCAAGGGCGATGAGCATAAATGAGGGGATGATCGTCGCTAGGATAATAATGAGGTTTTGAGTGGCGAGTCCGTCCTCCATCTTGTCCGTTGGGGACCCGGCCGTAGTTGGTTAGTTAATAGGGACAACCTATTCGTAGCGAGTTGCCGTTTTGCTAAATCTAAGCCCGATCCGAGCCAGTCCGACTATACGGCCATAGAGTGCGCCCTCCTTGTGCTAACAAGAAAGtaaaaggagaaaagaaTGAATGAAATCCTAGTAACGAGAGGTCCCCGGTTGAGAAGTAGGCAGCTGACTGTGCTTCATAAAAAGTAGCGATCGTAATCTACGGGTGAATATACACGTAGTTTAGTTGGCGCCAGCCACAGAAGCGGTAAGACGAGACAACCCTCGGCGACTTTATGTATATATGGCAAAATATAAGTATCGAGACCTAAAACGGCGAGGTGGTTAGAACCCATGGCCAACACAAAGAAAGACCTCCAAACCCTCAAAAGGGCTGGGACGATCTACATGATTAAGACACCCATTGTCACGGTTCAGCTgtaataaataacttacaACATGTGTTCGATGAAAAGGTAAGAACTGCTCCTCGCTCGAAACAGCCCACCAGATGAACTGATAAGAAACTATTGCGCAATATGACCAGGCACAAATGCCCTGCGGCAGCAGGTTAGTGTAGCAACCTGGAAAGAGCAAGAGGGGAGATCGAGATACTATATACAGATGCACTCAACCATGCATGCACCACCACCGCTCGCTCTCGATGTCCGTGTGAGCTACGGAACCAGGATGTTCACGGTGGGGAGAGTGGGTGGTTCCAAGACAGGGGCGTGTGCGAGCTAGGCAGAGGGCATTCTGAACAGGGGTGTGTAAGAAGCATCATGAGCCAACTCCCACGTAGCCAGACcaagtagtactagtacggCATTGGCGGACAGAAACGCAAGCAAAGGCTCCGTGCCGCTTGGTGCCGTAAGATGTCCGTACACCGGCGAGAACAACCGTAATGGGGATCGTGGGCGATGGGCGGCCTATGCAATGCTCTGAGCATCAAAGAACAGCTCCAGCATAGTTGTGGTAGGTAGGCTTCCGTACGACAGCCACAAAGACTCGTTccaaggctgatgatggatagtgcttttgtttctttgtcTTGGCCGTGTTTGTTGCCTCTGCTTCAAAAGCAAACAAGCTCCTCATCTCGGTGTAACAGACGAACGAAGGCCATTATTCTTCCTGTGGAGAAGGAGCAGCGGTGGCATTTGTGGAGAGCTTAGCATCAAAGATATTGGCAAGAGAAAATGCGCCGTAGTCTGGCTGCATTTTTGCGCTGCATCAATTTTCCACAGCCCATGCATTTTACGGAGGAATGGCGGCTCGCTCATGTATAATAGTCAATGACATCGTAGCAGTCGCAGGGAGGTCCGGTTCCAGCCCTGGGTCAGATGCCGGTActactgtacggagtataggTTCGAGGAGGAAAACGTGGCGCGGAAACCAGGCAGCTCAGTGGCCCAATCGTTCTTGGTCCAACCAAATCATCGCCAAACGACCTGCTCACATGGTTCCGATGTGATGTTGAGGCCAGGGGTCGAGCATAGATATCGAGGTGGTAAGCCGGGAAGCAGGTGAGCTAGGCATTGGGTTGCAGGTTTGTCCGAGTTGCTGAGTGCTCCAATATTGAGGACTCGAGCATTGGCGTAGAGCTTGACAGCACATCGCTGTGTTATTACATGGCATGCAAGTTAGGTGTCTCTGCCGCATGAATTTGGGCAGTGCTTCCTCCGTACCTGACGAGCTCACCACTCAGCTGCCGCGGAGGAAACTTGAAACGTCGACACTAGCACAGTAGCCTATTGTGCTGTCTCTTTGGCCCGAATGCTCTGGGCGGAGGATTCATTAGTCAGGCCATGTTTCGAAGAAATGCATGAGGCtggagaacattgaacaatGCGGAGACTACGAGTTGCAAGCTGTGTGGTTGTGCATTTGCATCGCACCGCCAGACATTgaccaccagaccagcacGAAAGCGCGGAAGGCGCCAAGCGCTACACGACGATCAATGTGCAGGAGCGGTGCTTAACCCTGCCCACACCTGTCCACACATGTCCAGAGCATCAAGTCTCGCGCCTCCTCCCCTCACCCTCTCTCACCCTCTCACATCTTTCCCACCTTTCTTTTCCGCATTGGTAACAATAATGCCTGTGATTTCCATTGCCACCTCACGCGCTCTATGCCTGCATTCATCGCATGTGCAGCACAGATGCACAGGAAGAACGAGATGCGTATTTCTCCGACGTCTGGGTGCTACGGGACTTCCAGCAACCGTTGAGCCTCTATGTCCAGGTCAGCTGAAGCCAGCCCACCCACACCTGCGAAACCCAGACACCCTCTCTTTGTCGGTCTTTCCCACTAGAGTCCACCATCACACCCTCAAGTTAACCACCGCCTAGCCTCAGGACGGCCGTTCCCAAGTTAGCCTCACCAGGAACCAGGCACGCGGCCGCAAACGCCAAGAGAAGTCTGGTGTACAGCTCGCCATCTGAAATGTGTGGAGCCCAAAATCACCAAACGACATGTACGTATCCACCAGATAATTGGCGCCCGTTTTCAGGCTAGTTCAGGTGCACCTCTCTACTACGAGGTGTGATACATTGTCTCTCCCTGTCCTATTCTTAGACCAGCTTCTCTGTCTCTATCTAATCCGTAGTGTGCTCCGTATGTATATCTCCGTCAAAAGCTGTGTTACAACTGCTTGGAGCAACACATGTACACACGTTCACGGTGCTTGCTGCAACGTGCTTCACCTGTCAGATCCGATGTCGGGCCTGTGCCCAGCCATCGTCCTTCGAGCTGACCTAGCGCCCGATTGTCTTTGTGCAATTCAGCCAACCCCCCCAAATACAAGTGGGCGAAGCTATTACATGTCAGCTTGAAATTGACCGTCTTGATCGAGGACGAACATGCAGGTAACAGGATATTTCCGAGTATCTATCAAACGCACGAACGCAGACATGCCATCATAAAAACATGCGCTCTTGGTCAACGCGCCATAAACCCACAGTGTTATACCCTTACATCGGATGGCTAAGGGGCTATGCGCATTAGCAATAACCAACTTCGTACAATACATCTTCAGCGTGTAAGGATAGAATCGACGCAAAATCAAACCACTTACATACAGCACGATGGTCGAGAAAAAGGAGACAGCAGGAGACACCAAAAAGCAACGAGCCCTGAGCTAACCGCCAACACCACTGTACTACCGATCCACCTCGAGTTAGCCAGTGAAATAGACAAGGCCAAACAACAAAGTCCTTGCACCGAGGTGCCGTTGGACAAAAGAAGTGAAACGGCATCGTCCTGCCCTGGTGGGCAACATCTCCCCAGAATCCAAGGAACCATGCTATCAGCCAATCACCAAGATTTCATCTGAAGCTTCCACGGCAACTACctacaatacggagtacacttCTGCTACTCGGTCCTGCCAATACTAGTGGTCGCAATGGGCGCAAACAGCCGCGAGCACTACGGCAAGACTATGGAAGGATCATCCTCTCAGCATCAGTCAGTCTGGCTTGAGAACCTTCATATAACAGAAACTGGACGCAGCAGTCTCGTCGGTGGTGGGCTAACTCAAACCCGTTGGTGCGTTTGTTTTAGTTTGCCCAGATCGGCGTGGCTGTTTCGCAATGTCGCTTGCCTTGGAAACAAGCCAGTCGGTTCCCGGTCAGTCTGTCGAGCAATTCAAGTTCTTTGGACTGTGCATGATCAACAGCGTCTTAACTAAAGGAGCCCATCACCTGGTACATTCCTATTGAATACTCCTTGCGCATGACGAATTCAGCGCCACAACAAGGCACCGCCAAGCACCCATGCACACGGCAACAACTAATCCATGCACACGGGGTGGCTTGCAACAAGCCGGCAACCGGTAACCATGAACTACAACACATTGTTCAGTGAACCAcgcccatcgccatcagCCTTACGTGCCTGACGCTAGGATTAATCGCGAAGTTGGACACTTTCGACGCAGAGGGTTCTTATTTACGGGCTTCTGGCTTAACATGAAACACCCCACCATTATGCTCACCGACCTGCCTACATATCCGTTTAGATGAAGGAAGCCATCGTCGtaatttttaaaaactaatcGTAGGAGATTTATACGAAGCCTCGGCTCTCGGATTGGCGATAATGCAGCACGTTCCCGTTCGTATTAAATGGGAAATGCACCCAAAACTGGGCAATGATCGGACATGAATTGCTTTCCCAGAAACCCATCATcttgtatgtacgtacaatttaatgtacatacatatgtaatACCAATATGGCATGGTCCGTGTTGAGCCAATATTATTCGACGTCATGGGTTTCCGGCTACCAGGATCCCCTTGGTTGCCAAACCGGGCTGGAGAGTGTGatacagtactccgtaagcatTCTAATACTCCTCTCTCCTAACCGACAAAGGCCAAGCAGCCTAGTCTAGCAAGGCCGTCCGCGACGACAGTATTATGGCAGTGGCTCTATTGGGATGTCGGCAAGGATAACGTCATTTTTCTTTATGAGTGGAATCAGGTTCGGTAGTAATATCATACCATGCTTCTCTGGCACTGGCTTGAAGAGCGAATTCACCCCGTACCGAGAGTGATGTTGCGGGGCGCCAGGCCAGGGGCAGCGGCCTGGCGGCCTCAACCGTCGTAACCCGTTACATGTGGCGCTGCCAAACGACACCACCACGCAGGCACTCGAGCGGAGCAGACGACGAAGTGGTGTGGAGGGAGCAAATGAAAGTGGACGGGGTTTGGCTGTGCGTTGCTTGAGTCGTTGCGGTTTGAAACGGAGCCACAGAGCCAATGTTTTGCAACTTCACCGCTTCTTTGCACAAAAAGCACGCAAACCTGCTGCCCTCATAGGACCGTTCCAGCCAATCTGCAAGGAACCAGGAACAGACAGACACGTGTAGAGGCAAGTCCAGGGGCATGGTGTGGATGTTTCGTACGCATATTGTATTATGTTGAGCGTCATACTGATCACATGAAGCAGTCTGGGCCGACGTTTTCTGCAATATCTGTCATTCAAGACGGTGAtgacatactccgtacatacatggacGTTTCAGTTGGAGCCAACAAGTCTTGGTACATCATCCAGTATTTCTCCGGGACTCACCGAGTCGCCTGCTTCGGAGCTGTATGTACTTGGCACAAGGATGGACCTGTCTTGCTAGCGACGCGGCATTGTATATTTGTTTCACAACCAGCATTTTGCAAGGCTGTTCTTGTAAATATGTATAGACACACAAAACCGTCTCAAGAAGTCTTGCGCGATGGACATGTTACAAACATGGAGTTCTGCAGATCGTCTTATGTACAGAGCTACTCCAACTAGTCACGGACGGCTGAGCATCACGATTACGACGATTTCACTTGATTATCGGTTCTTCCCCGCTTTGTTTCGGTTAGTCTCCAGGTTGACGCCACAGAACTTCCGGCTGTACTGTACGGGGCTAGAGCGGCGTCGACAAAGGAGGAAAATCATTCTCACTTTATCTTCATATACCTATCTCCGTGGCAGAAGCTGCTCATTTCAACTCTCCGATTAGGCGTGTGCAAAAAAGATGAGGGGAAAAGAGAATCCTTGGTGCTGTTGGGACGTGACATGTTGGAAAAGGCTTCAACTGGACGCGCTGACTCGTGCGTCCAACTGAGTCAAGTCCATCCAAGACATTTCCCCCTCCGCGTGGCACGATTGCTACTATTACTCAGCAATCAGGGAGCAACTtgcaaaatacaccaatgcTCTGAGAGCCGTGTGCATGCCCGCAACCACAAGGTTTTCTCCCGAAGCCATGAGGAGGACCAAAACTGAAAATCAACAAGCCGCCAACGGGGCGGGGCATCCATGCCAACTACCCGCGCGGCCCGTCCTGGGAggcattgccatggccaatctGTGGATGGTGGCGATACGCTTGCGACTAGTATTTAATCGTCCAGTATCTTGAAACAACCCATCTGATGTGGCTGCTGGCCGTTCCCAGCCTCGGCCGCTCCACTCCGTATCCCTCTCCGTGCAAGCAGAGGGTGTCATGGCAAGCGCACTCAAATTTATCAGCGGACGTCAATGGCCGTTTGGCTTCAATCCCAGAGAGGGAGAGATCATTCTCAACGTAGCCAGTTGATCCAGAGTCTGTCACAGAGGAAAGTACATATTCTGCCTGCCGGCCGCTTGCCCGTGACAGACATGACTAATATATTTGCACAGTACCAGACACCAAACGGGCATCATGGATCAGACAGTTTAGCTCGGTCTGGTGGGTGCGCTGGTTGCGAGGCTAAGCTATAGGCAGTGTTGGTCAGAGAGGATGCTCCTCGTTACCCTTGGAACATGGGAATGGCCTGTCTTCGCAGATGAGTTTCTGGAGTCCTCCCCATCCGGACGACGTGGAGATTAAACTCTGTCGTCACCAGCTACAACTGCTACGGGCCGTGTATTCAGCTCCGTATTGTTGCCGTCAACTCGAGTTTCTAGGGTCGACTCGCATTTAGTGGCGTCGAGATTCGGCTTCCAAGGAGCGTCGACACCAAAAAGATGGTAGACGACTTGTATCACGTCCGAAACAGATTATCAGAAATCATTCTGGAATAGTTTCTACCAACACGTTTAGTGCAAAGTATCAATACCAGCAGCCATACGGTATGCACTTTGCGAACGCACCATCAGTCACCCAGAAGTCTCCAACTCTCAAAATGACCTCAATAATTCAACAACGCGATCACATCTTATCCAATTTTCAATAGGCCGGGATATCCGAAAGTTAAGTCAATAGTCCAGAACAATTCCATGCATGAATGTTTCTTCCCGGGTGGTCCCCATAGCGTACCTGCGTACGTAACGGGAATCTTGGAGAGAGCACCTGTATGCACAGCACATGCATCAATGAGCTTGAATGAGCCAAGGACTTGATCTTGGCAGAGTTTGTTACCTGGCACAGCTGAGCTGGTGACCGATAAGGCGTCATGGTTGTCACGCCcctggcagccatggccaatgcTGACGTATGTACGCCAGTGCTTCAATGTCGCAATTGTCTCCGGCACCGAGTATGGGGGACACATGCATAGGATTGAAGACGTTGCAAAATGAGCCTCGCACACCTTCATCTCGTTGCTCCTCGACTCAGTGTCGTCGTGAGACGGAGCCCAAATACCCCGAGCGAATGAGTGTGGTCAACCAGGTCACGTCAACATGGCCTCCTCGTCTTGGAACAGCTAGCAAAGATGTCCCGTCTTCTACAACATTGCATTGGCGACGCCATTTGGGCACAGGTCCGGTTCAACTTGGGGGCGACTTTGGGCCATTACAGCCCATTGACACGTGCGTTTTGGCCCTTTGGCTCATCATCCTTTTGGTTCGTCACAACCATTCGATGGGCGCAGAGGTGAGTCGGCGCGAGAAGGACCCAATCACGGCGCTGCTCATGAGCATCTCGTTGGTCAAGCTTTCTTAGGTGACATCTGCTTGCCCTGCGAAAATGATCGACGCCCACCCGCGGCTTGAAATCGGCCCTGCCGTCGCAGGCAGAACCAAGATTATTAAACCCCATCG
Proteins encoded:
- the dpb4 gene encoding DNA polymerase epsilon subunit D, with amino-acid sequence MPARKSDQPRKSDALVPDDSTLTTAPADESQEAASAPEKTTKDKDKEKDTTTIEDLTLPKSIITRLAKGVLPPNTQIQANAILAMSKSATVFISYLASHANENTVNAGKKTVAPADVFKALDDVEFSFLKGPLEAEFARFSQIQTEKRTNYRQKARAKHDGAGGDDTEMADTTTAADATAASGTAGGAPRAKKARVDPGEVGDDGDEEEDAETEEEAEVHEEEDDDDEQADEEEGEEGEEGAEEENGTGGETQDVLEERAVSEDRDEALDGDESD